The following DNA comes from Myxococcota bacterium.
CGCCCAGCTGTTGCTCGGCATCGTGAACTACAGCCGCAAGCGCCCGGCACTGGCGGAGCGTTCCTTCCAGCGCGCCGCGGGGCACAAGGAAACCCGCGGTGAGGCGGAAGTCTGGTTGCAGCACCTCGCGCAGGAGCGGGCCCAGGCCGAAGCCGCGGCCGCGGCCGCAGCCGCAGCCGCGGAAGCCGCCGCCGAAGCGGCGGCGCGGGGCGAGGCCTAGCGCGCCGGGCGAACCCGGGGCGGCACGATGCCCTGGGTGAGCCAGGGAACCTCCGCGCGCACCAGGAAGGGCGTTCGAGCGAGCGCGCTGCGCCGGGCTTCGGATGTCTCGAGGATCGCGAAGGCGCGGGCGGTTTCCGTGAGGCCTCGCAGCAGGCGATCGCGCTCTTGTTCGGGCGGGGCCGCGTCCAGGACGCGGAGTGCATCCTGGGGACGCTCCATCCGCAGCAGCGTCCACGCGAGCCGACGGCGAATACCGAGGCGGTCCGGGTGCGCGCGGAGTAGGGGCTCGTCGATCGCGAGGGCTTCGCGGTAGGCACCGAGCGTGGTGTAGAGCGCCGCGGTGCGCTGACGATCCGCCAGTCGGTTGCTGCCGCGCAGCGGCTGGAACGCGCGTGGCACCACGCCGTGGGCGACGCTCCATTCCGGGGCGTTTGCGAGCAGCTGGGACACGACGAGCCCGCGCTCGCGGTCGAAGGGGATGCCGCGCGAGGCGTAGTAGCGCGCGACGCGCGCGAAGTTCTCCGCGTTGCGGGGGACGTTGCGCAGGTACACCGCGCTCTGCAGGTTTCGGAACACCAGGCGCCAGCCGGGCGTTCCCTCGAGGTGTCCTGCCGTGTAGGCCCAGGGACGGTGGGGGTTCCCGGTCTCGGGGAGTCGGATTCCCAGGAAGACATCGATCTGGAGCCGGTCGAGGAGCGCGGGGAAACTATCCCCGGGTTCCGCCCCCTGGCGCGCGTCGATCGCGGCCAGCGCGGTGACGGTTTCCTTGGGCATGTTGAGGGAGCCGTTGATCAGCGTCTTCAGCTGCGGTGCGAGCCAGTAGCCGGCGAACCCACCCTGGAAGTAGTCGGTGTAGAGATGCCCCTCGAGCTCGGTGTCCGCGAGCCACCAGAGCGCATGGGTCGCGTACTTCTGGAGTGCGTAGGGCGTTGCATAGCCGCTCCACGTCTGGGGCAACCCGCGCGTGACGAGCGGCCAGTCGCCCCGCTGGAAGAACGCGGCGACCAGGAGCAGCAGCGTGCCCGCGATCGCGAGCCCGCCGGCGCTGCGACGCAGCAAAGCACGCAGCGCCGGTCGTTCGGCACGCACGAGCCACAGTACGATCAGGCTGCCCAGCCAGAGGAAGCGCGACGCGAAGAGCAGGAGCGCGCCCGAGAGCGCGGCGGACGATGCGAGAGCGCCTTCCTGTCCCGAGATGCGATCGAGGCGGCGCAGAAGTCGCACCACGACCGCGAGCGTCGCAATCAACAGCGCCCATACGAGGGTCCACGCCAGGGGAGTCGGGGGGACCCCGGTGGTGGGGAAGGCGAAGAGCGAGACCGGCGACCACTCGTCGAGGACGACGCCGAGGTCGGTGGTCTCCCCGCCAGCGGCGAAGTAGGCGAGGTAGGCGTCGGCGCCCGAGGGATTCGCGAGACCCGCCGCCAGCATGCCGACGAGCGCGACCGCGAGCGCGACTGCCCGTGTCCAGCCCTCGCTCCGTGCGCGTTCCGACAGCCAGTGCGCGCAGAGTACGCCTCCGAGTGCCGCGGCGACGAGCAGCGGCCCGAGCAGAAACGCGGCGTGGAGCTGTGCCCAGAGACCGACGATGGCTACGGCCGCGAGGACCCGACCGGGACCGGGGGCTTTGCGGGGAACGATGAGCAAGGCGACGACGGCGAACGCGGCGAGGAGGGTGAACAGATGCGGGCGCAGCTGTACGAGCCGGTAGGTCGAGAGCAGCCAGAAGATCACCACGCCGCCGCTCGCCGCCGCGGCGCTGCCCGCCGCGCGCCGCAGCAGTCCCCACAACATGCCCGACGCGGCGAGGACGAGCGCCACGTGCAACGCGCGCAGACCCTGGAAGCCCGTCAGCTCGAGGAGGCGCGCGAAGCCCGCGTCGGCGAGCCAGGCGGCCGTGTGTGGGGGGCCTGCTGGCGAGTCGAGCAGTGGGTCCTCTGCGAGGTGAGGGCCTTCGCTCGCAAACGCCTGTCCGAGTCCGAGATGCCACCAAAGGTCGTCGGTGAAGATCGGCTGGCCCGCCGCCACCAACACGGCGGCGCCCGTGAGCCACGCGATCCCGTGGATCCCCCACCTCGCCCAGGCGGCCCCCGACGCCGTTGCGCTCATGGGGCGGAGTGTGCCCGGTGTCGGGGGATTCGCCGACCCCGTGCGACGCCCGAGCCCGGCGCTACTCGCCGACCCAGCGGAAGCGCACCCCCACGCCCGCGCGGTAGGCCCAGCGTTCGTGCTCGATGGTGAAGGTGGCCGATTCGCCGAACTCGTTCGAGACGAAGAGCGTTTCGCGCAAGCTTCCGGCGAAGCGATACAGACGCCCGGAGACGAAGACACTCATGACGATCGAGCTGGCGCGGGCGGTATCGGCCTCGAGCTCGAGGCCGGGCCCGAAGCCGTAGTAGCGGACCTTGCGCTTTGCCGAGAGCGAGATGAATCGGAAGTCGTTCAGTGTGGTCGTGGGCTCGATCAGCTGAACCGCACGGTTGACCACGCCACTCACCTCGACTTCCTGACGGATGAACTCGAAGGAGGGCTTGACGCGCAGGCGTCGATCGAAGGCGTCGATGGTGAACGCCAGGCCCGCTCCGCCGGACCAGAGCAGCCGATCCAACTGTGTGCGCGCGCGCGAGCCCTGGCCACGAATCGCGACCTCGAAGATGCGCTGATCGAAGGCCGGCAGGATCGGGGGCGCGAAGGCGCCCGGTGAACCGCCGCCGGCCAGGTTGCGCTCGAAGCCGAAGGTGGCCGCCAGGTCGATGTGGGCGAATACCCGGGGCATCAGGAAGCGCTCGGTCAAGCGCGGCGTCATCAGCTCGAAGGAGCCGCCGACCATCGTCGTGACGTTCGTGTCGGAACCGTCCCCGTTCTGGGCGATCGTGGTGCCGAAGTTCCGAGGGACGTCGGAGTTCGGACAGACGTCCCCGTTGAAGATGTCCGGGAACGGTGGATTCCGATCCAGAAAGCAACCCGCCGGGAACGGCGGTCCGGCGATCTCGGTCGAGTCGATCCGACCCTCGGCTTCCTGGCGAATGATGTCGAAGTAGGCGGAGAACGACGGCACCCAGAGTTCGGATTCGTCGCGCTGCTCGGTCGCCGACGCAAGATTCGGTGCCGACAGCAGGAGTACGCCGAGCAGGAAGCACATCCACCAGCGATGGCGGTGGGAAAGCGAGTAGCTCGGAGTGGACGGACGCGGAGCTTGCGCCCGAGTGCGCGCACCGGGTGCGGGGGGAGACGGAACTAAGCGCATCGAATCATTCTGACGAGACGAGTCCGACGCGGCAAGGAAACCCAAAAAAGGTCTCCGGCCTTCGGACCGGTTTGACGCCGCCTCCCGCATCAGAGATGATGCGTTCTCTCGCGGGATGTGGCAAGGCAAGCTTCCTTGATGAATTCGATTGTTCCGGCGCGACAGCTGCGCCCTGATGTACCCCGGTCCTGGGCCGTCTTTCTCGCGAGCCTGTTGCTGATTTCAGCGACGGCCTCGTCGCCCATCGCCGCTGAGGAGGATGAGCGGGACGCGACGATCCTCTTGGCGCAGGCCGATGCGTCGGTCGATGACGAGGTCGAAGACGATGATTCGTCCGGGCCGCCCGAAGGCGTGCAGATCATGCGCGTGCGGGGCCGCGGTATCGACGCCATCGAGACCGAGGTCCCCTCTTCGCTGACCCAGTTCAACGCGGCGGACATCGAAGCGCTCGGCGCGCAGAACATCTCGGATCTCTCTCGGGTCACGCCGAACGTCAACATCATCCAGCCCGGCGCCACCCAGTCGATCTTCTTCATCCGCGGCGTCGGCCTGTCGGACTTCAGCGCGAACGCGACCGGCGCGGTCGCGGTGTTCCAGGACCGCGTCGCCATCAATGCGGCGGCGATCCAGACCGGTCAGCTCTACGACATCGGCGACATCCAGGCACTGCGAGGCCCACAGGGTACGGGCGCATACCGCAACGCCTCGGCGGGCGCGATCGCGGTGACCTCGCGGCGCCCGACGGGTTCCTACGCGGCGAACCTGCGCGCCACCTTCGGTCGCCGTGCCGCGGACGGCGGCAAGGGGGCACTTCACGCCTTCCTGCAGGACTACGAAGGCGCGATCGAGATGCCGATCGTCGAGGACTGGTTCTCCGGGCGGTTCGCCTTCCGCCTGCGCGATTCGGACCCGTACAAGACGAACGGTTGCGGCAATGCGCCTCCCTTCGGTTCGCGCCTGGCGCGGAACCCTCCCGCGGTTCTCCCAGCAGATGCTTCGATCTGCGGCGAGCTCTCCCAGGACCTGATTCCGAATCCGAACCCGGGCGCGGGAGTGCTTGGCATCTCCTTGATTCCTGTGGGCCTCAACCGCCGCGTCCAGTTCGAGCACAACTGGGCTGCGCGGGGGACATGGGCCATCACGCCGCCGGAGATGGAGACGAAGATCTTCTTCAACCTCCACGGCAGCCGGCTCAACCAGGACAACGTCTACGGCCAGGCGATCGGGTTCGGGCGTATTCAGGGCTTCCCAGGCGGCGACCGCGTGTTCGGTGGCATCACGGATGACGGCTATCAGGATCGCGACCTGATTCCCCAGATCGAAGCCGTCTGCGATCGCAACGCCGCGCTCGCCTGTCAGAACCCCTTCGCCCAGGCGCTGCTCGAGACCAGCCTGACCCAGCGGCCCCTCGACGCCCGTCCGTTCCGCGGCGACTACAACCGCGACGGGCGCGTGACCCGAGATGCCTATGGCGGGTTCTTCGAGATCGAGAGCAAGATCGCCGACCTCGATGTGAGCCTGCTGACCTCGTGGGATCAGTACCGACGTTTCACCCGCGGCGACAACGACTTTACGCCCGAGATCTTCTTCGAGATCGACGAAGACGACAAAGCCTGGCAGACCTATCAAGAGGTGAAGGTCGGCGGTGAGCTCGCGCGCGAGCCCTTCGAGTGGGAGATCGGCGGCTTCTATCTCCAGGAAAGCCTCGACGTGCTGGCCAACACCGCCGCAGGGATCGACGCCGGGACCATCCGCGACTACAGCCAGCGCATCTGGAGCACGGGCGTCTGGGGAAGCTTCGCGTGGGACTTCCTGGACGAGCTGACCCTCGAGGGCGGCGTGCGCTTCAACTACGAGCGCAAGACCTTCCGCTTCGACCGGTCCCTGGCCTTCGGCGGCGGCATCCGTCCCCAGGACGCGATCGACCAGGAAGAGGTCTGGCAGACGCCGACTGGCAAGATTCAGCTTCGCTACCACCTCTACGAGAACGCCAGCATCTACGCCCAGTACAACCGGGGCTTCAAGGCGGGCCACTTCAACGCGTTGAATACCGGCGAAACCCAGGACCCGGCGGAAGACGAGTTCGTCGACGCCTGGGAAGTCGGTTTCAGCGGGCGCTTCCTCGATCAGCGTCTCCAGATGTCAGGCGCCTTCTTCTACTACCGGTACCAGGACTACCAGCTCTTCCTCTTCTCGAACGCCGCGAACGGCGGACCGGTCCTCGAGATCGTCAACGCGAGTCAGGCCGAGAACTTCGGCGCCGAGCTCGAGATGCGCTTGAAGCCGCTCGAAGGTTGGGCGCCGCGCATCATCGAAGGGCTCGAGATCACGGGCAACGCGAGCTGGCTGCACGGCGAGTTCATCGACTTCCAGATCCAGCGCGAGGCGCGGTTGGCCGGTTTCGTGGTTTCGTTCGTGCAGGACTTCTCGGGCGATCAGCTGCAGAACGCGCCCGAGTGGAAGGTGTCCGGCAACGCGAGCTGGGAATTCGACCTGGGGAAGTACGGCTACCTGATTCCCTTCTATCAGTTCAGCTACCAGGACGACATCTTCTACGGCGTCAACGAGGGTGAGGGCAATATCGACTTCGACGGCACCAGCCTGTTGCCGCGTCACGCCATCGGTCAGAAAGCGTTTTGGCTGCACGACCTGCGACTCACCTACCGCACGCCCGGCGGCTCGATCGAAGTGGCCGGCTGGGTGCGCAACGTGACCGACGAGGTCTACAAGAACTTCGCCTTCGACGCGAGCGTCGTGTCCCGCGTGATCATCAACTTCGTGGGCGAGCCGCGTACGATCGGCGTCGACGTCACCGTCAACTTCTAGCCCGCTCTCGCGGCGGTCCGATCGGCGGGGCTAGGGCAGCGAGTACCCGAGCGCTCGCAGCTGGTTGAGTTGAATCTCGTCGAGCTCGAGAGTCGGCGCGTCGTCCTTCCAGGGCGGCTCGCGCTCGAGATAGCGCTCGGCTTCGTCGCGGAGGCGCGCCGTCACTTCCGGGTTCTCTTCCGCCACGTTCTGGAGCTCGCGGCGGTCCTGGTCGGCGTCGAAGAGCTCCTCCACGGTATTGCCCTTCGGACCCCGCACCATCACGTAGCGGAAGCCCTTCTCCGAAACGGACACCGTGGGCGAGATCGTGTCGACGCGTTGGCCCCAGGTCTGGTCGAGGTGGGCGACCGCGACGGTCTCGTCGGCGGGCGGCGTCTCCGAGCGCAGCTCGGCGAGCATCTCGGGCACGCGCGACCGACCGTCCGTGTCTTCCAGGGCGGGCAGCCCGAGCATGTCGAGGATCGTCGGCCAGATGTCGACGTTCTCGGTGCGCTGCTTCACGACCAGGCCCGGCTGGAGGCGGAAGGGGAGGCCGAAGATCAAGGGCACCTCGGTGGTCTCGGGGTACACGGTACGCGCGTGTCCCTCGAAGCCGCGCTCGCCGAAGGCCTCACCGTGGTCGGAGCCGATCACGATCAGCGTCTTGTCCAGCTGTCCCGCCTCGTAGAGGTGCCCGAAGAGCTGGTCGAGGATGTAGTTCACCCGCAGGATCGAGTTGTCGTAGATGTCGGCATTGCCGGTACCGAACTTCGCCGAATCCGAGTCGTAGACGAACTCGTGGAGGTCCATGAGGTGCAGGTACAGGAACCAGCGCTCCCGCCCGTACGCCCGCAGGAACTCGACCGCGCCTTCGACGACGTCCACGTCGGTGCCGCCGTGGGTGACGGTGGGGTTCTCGCGGCGAACGTCGCTGGCCACGGGCTTGAAGTTGGGCCGGGTGTAGATCTCGAAGCCCTGGTCGAAGCCGAAGTAGCCTTCCACCCAGCCGTTGCGCCAGATGCCGGCCGTCCGGAAGCCGGCCTCGCGGAAGATCTCGGCGGGCATCTTCGCCTGCTCGGGAATGGTGTGGTCGAAGCGCGTGACACCGGCCCGGGTGGGGTGGTAGCCGGTCCACAGCGACGCCATCGAACACTTCGTCCAAGACGATTGCGAGAGGTGGCGATCGAAGCGGACGCCCTGGTACGCGATCGCGTCGAAGAAGGGCGAGGTCGGGCGGGTATAGCCATAGGTGCGCAGACGGTCGGCGCGCAGGGTGTCGACCAGGATGAAGAGGACGTTGACGTCGTCCCGCTCGCGCAGGGCCTCGAAGGCCTCGACGCCTCCGATCGGGCGCGGGTCCTCGGGAACGTCTTCGCCCCAGGGGTTCGCGAAGTAGAGCGCGAACGCGACGACTGCCGCGATCAACCAGGGGCCGGGCCCACGAACGAAACGACCAAGTGCGTTGGATTCCATGGACGCGCAATCTAGCGAAGCCCGAGCGCCGCGCGGCCCTCTGGCGCGCCGATTCGCGCGGTGCAGATCCCTGATTTTGGGGCGCTTTGAGGCCGAGGCGAGCGGGGAGGGCGGTTATACTCCGCGCCCGTGCCGTACCAACACCTGCTTCGAACTCGATGGATCCTTCTCCTGCTCGCCTGCGTGCTGGGCGTCGTCGCATGCGAGCCCGCCGACCCGCTGCCCGGCTTGATCGCGCGGCAGGAGCAGGGCGACTACGCGGGAACGATCGAGCCGCTGAGGGCGCTGCTCGAGGAGCGCCCCGACGATCCCGAGGTCCAGTACCACTACGGCATCTCCTTGCTCACCACCGGCCAGCAGTCGCTCGCCATCTGGCCCTTGCGTCGCTCGATGGAGAACGAGGCGTGGCTCAGCAAGGCGGCCCTGCCGCTGGCCGCCTCGTTCATCGGGACCGGGGCCTACGACGACGCGATCGAGACCACCAACCAGGTGCTCGAGGCCGAGCCCGACAATGTGAACGCACTGTTGGTGCGGGCCGACGCGCAGATCCGCTCGCGCCGCTTCTATGAAGAGGCGCTGGCCGACGTCGAGAAGATCCTCGAGATCGATCCGGACAACACCCTCGCCCTGGTTCCACGAGCGGTGGCCCTGCTGGCGCTCGAGCGCACCGAAGAGGCGGGCGACGCCCTGGCCGTGCTCGAGGAGTCCTACCGCGACGACAGCCTCGGTCTCCACGGCAACTCGGGGATGTGCGCGGCGCGGGCGACCTTTGCGAAAGAAAAAGGGGAGCTCGCGAAGGCCGACGAGATCTTTGCGGACTGCCTCGAGCGCTTTCCCTCCGATGGCATCGTGATCAAGGAAGCGAGCGCCTTCTACGACTCCCAGGGCCGCCCCGAGCGCACCCAGGAAGTGCTGGAAGAGGCACTCGAAGCCGATCCGAGCCTGATGGCGCTCCGCTCGAACCTGGCGATCCGCCTGCGCGCGGAGGGGAAGACCGACGAGGCGATCGAGCTGCTGCGCGAGGGCACGAACGTGCCGGTTCCCGACAAGGCGGCCGAGGCCTGGGCCGCGATCGCGGCCTTCCATGTGGAGCAGGAGGATTACGCCGCCGCGGTCTCGGACCTCGAGAACGCGCGCCGACTCGACCGCAGCGAGAACAAGACCCTCGAGCTCACCTACGCAGACGTGCTGGCGCTGGCGGGGCAATTCGACGAGGCCCTCCGCGTGGCCGACGGCTTCGACATTCCCGCGTACCAGTCGATGGTGCGGGGTCGGGTGGCGCTGGAGCGCGATCAGCCCGCCGAGGCCCTGCGGTACTACTACGAAGGGGTACGGCTCTGGCCCGACAACCCGATCGCTCGCTACTACGCCGCGATCGCCGCCGAGCGTGTCGGCGACTTCGCGCGGGCGGTCGAGGACTACCGCTACGCGATGCGGATCGACGCGAAGGCCACGGACGCTCACCTGCGGCTGGCGCGTCTGCATCGCGCTGCCGGGCGCTACGACCTGGCGCTGTCCGCGGTGGCGTTCCAGAGCGGCGGACGCGAGGCCGAGTTCGAGTCCGGCCTCTTCGAGCTCGAGACTCTCGGGCAGATGGGACGCCTCGAGAACCTGCCCCAGCTCGAGAAGCGACACGGCGAGAGCGAGCACTGGGGCGCGATGGTCGCCGCCCTCGCCGACGGCGTCGCGCAGACCGAGGGCCCCGAGGCCGCGATCGCACTGATCGAAGCCCGCGAAGACGTGCAGCTCGCTTCGCCGACCCACGTGGCCGCGCTGGATGCGCTGTCGCGCCACCTGATCGACGCGGGCAAGGCTGACGAGTCGCTGAAGCGGGTCGAGGCCGCACTGGCCGCGAACCCGGGCGATGCGCACCTGAAGGCGCTGCAGGGGCGCTCGCTGCGCGCGGCGGGGCGACCGGAGAGCGCGGTGCGCGAAGCCTTCGAGGCCGCGCTGGCGAGCGATTCCGAGGACGCGGTCGCGCTGCGCGGTCTGGCCGAGCTCGATGCGGCAGGCGGCAACGTCGAAGGCGCGATGGCGCGCTACGACGCGTTGATCGCGGCGCATCGCGATGATCTCGAGGCGCCGGTCGTCGCTGCGCGCTTGCTCGCAGAGGCGGGCCGCACCGAGGACGCCGAGGCAACCCTGAAGCGGTTGCTCGACAAGCACCCCTACGTCCACGAGGCCGCATCGCGGCTGGCGGCGCTGCGCGTGGCGCGCGGCGCGGAACCCACCAAGACCCTCGAACTCGCGCGTCGCGCGGTGTTCTTCGGCGGTGGCGCCGAAGCCGAGGCCTTCCTGGCGACGCTCGTCGAGGCCGAGCCGAGCGAGTCGCCCGAAGCGGGCTGACCGCGATCTAGGGCGTGTAGTCCGTCGGCGGCTTTTTGAAGCGGTCCTGGCGCAGCATGTAGCTGCGCTTGCGCACGCCTTCCGGCAGCTCGATCGTCTCCAGATGCGCGTGGGCGGCGTCGTAGTCCCGCTCGAGCCAGGCGCGGGCGATGATCGTCACCGTGCGCTCCCGCAGCGGCACGTCGCTGAAGGACTTCACGTACTCGATGGTGGTCGCCGGGTCGCGGCCGCTGATGGCCTTCGCATACACCGAGAGCGCGGGCTCGGCCCAGCGTTCGACCGGGCGCTCTTCGGCCCAGGCCAGTGCGGCCGTCACGTCGTTGCGAAACCAATCGCGGTAGGCCTCCATCACGCCATCGTCGCGATCCTTGCCGGCGGGCAGCGTTTCGAGCCAACCGAGCGCCGCCAGCGGATCCTGTCGCGCCCAGCGTGTTCCTACGCGGCGCGCGAGCCCGCTGGGGCGGGCATCGCCTTCAGTGATCCGCGGCGCCGCGAGCTTCGCTGCGTGTGCGGGATCGAGGACGGCAAGGGAGCTGTGCACGCGCGGAATCATGACGCGCCGGAAGCGCGGATCGGGTAGGGCGTCCGCCCAGGCAACGGCCTTCTCGCCGCCGAGTGCAGCGACGCGCCGTCGCGCCAGGACTTCGGCACGGGTCTGCTGGGTCACCTGATCCGTGAGGCCCTGGATGTGCTCCTCGAGCCCGGGCTGCCCCGACTCGTCCCAGCCGACCAGGGCGGCGGTGACGGCGTTGTCGCGCTGGACGTCGAAGCGCAGGGCCTCGGCGTGGCGGATGGCGGCTTCCGGATCTCGCTGGGCCCAGCTGCGGAACACCGCCGCCGACACGGCCCCGCTCATCGCCCGCCAGTCGGTCTGGGTCCATTGGAAGGCGGCTTCCGGATCAGCGGCCGCCCACCAGGCGGCCATGGCGACGACCTCCGGGTCGCCCGCTTCCAGGCTCGACCCGGCGTACGCCTCGAAGACCGCGTTGCGCTCGGCCACCGGCGTCTCGACCAGGAAGCTCGCGAAGCGGGCCTGTCGGCGGAGCGGGTCGGGCTCGGCGAGGAGCGCCGCGGCGCGGGCCGCCGGATCGCTCGGCAGAGCGTCGGCCGCGCGGGCTTCGGTCGGGTCTTCGGGTGCGCCGCAGGCGGTACAGAGGGCCAGCGCGGCGAGCGAAATCGAGAGAGAGAAGCGTCGCATGGGCGGCAGTCTACGCATGGGCGATCGATCGGCAATCGAATCGTTTCGCCTGAGGCGATATCGCGCCAACCCCGCAGCTTCAAAGCATTTCTGCGAGTTTCCCTGCGAAAAGAACGCGATTTCCCGAAATGGGAAGAGTTTTTCCCATCCCCAGCGATCGGTCATGTCAACATGCCCAAAAAACCGAGGGAATTCAGGTACATGAATTCCCTTGACCTTGGCATGGGGATTGCTGCCTAATAACCCCATCGGTTCGCGCGCTCCCTTCGAGGTTCGGAGGGGCATTCCAAATCCGAGGAGACAAAATGAGACTCAGTCGACTTGCGCTGATTGGCGTATCCGCCATCAGCCTGTTAGTTGCCGGCTCGGTCCAGGCGCAGACGTATATCATCAGCGCCAAGGCCGGTTCGGCGACGGGTGGCTTCATCGACTTGCCCGCAGTGGGCGCGTCGCCCTGCCCGTCGATCACCCAGGGCTTCCGCATCGGAACGATGGTTCCGCAGACGGCTACGCCGCCCATCACGGGCATGACGCCCGCCAACACCCAGAGCGCGATTGCGTTCCCGGGCGGCTGCATGCGCGGCAACCCGGCGG
Coding sequences within:
- a CDS encoding TonB-dependent receptor, producing the protein MNSIVPARQLRPDVPRSWAVFLASLLLISATASSPIAAEEDERDATILLAQADASVDDEVEDDDSSGPPEGVQIMRVRGRGIDAIETEVPSSLTQFNAADIEALGAQNISDLSRVTPNVNIIQPGATQSIFFIRGVGLSDFSANATGAVAVFQDRVAINAAAIQTGQLYDIGDIQALRGPQGTGAYRNASAGAIAVTSRRPTGSYAANLRATFGRRAADGGKGALHAFLQDYEGAIEMPIVEDWFSGRFAFRLRDSDPYKTNGCGNAPPFGSRLARNPPAVLPADASICGELSQDLIPNPNPGAGVLGISLIPVGLNRRVQFEHNWAARGTWAITPPEMETKIFFNLHGSRLNQDNVYGQAIGFGRIQGFPGGDRVFGGITDDGYQDRDLIPQIEAVCDRNAALACQNPFAQALLETSLTQRPLDARPFRGDYNRDGRVTRDAYGGFFEIESKIADLDVSLLTSWDQYRRFTRGDNDFTPEIFFEIDEDDKAWQTYQEVKVGGELAREPFEWEIGGFYLQESLDVLANTAAGIDAGTIRDYSQRIWSTGVWGSFAWDFLDELTLEGGVRFNYERKTFRFDRSLAFGGGIRPQDAIDQEEVWQTPTGKIQLRYHLYENASIYAQYNRGFKAGHFNALNTGETQDPAEDEFVDAWEVGFSGRFLDQRLQMSGAFFYYRYQDYQLFLFSNAANGGPVLEIVNASQAENFGAELEMRLKPLEGWAPRIIEGLEITGNASWLHGEFIDFQIQREARLAGFVVSFVQDFSGDQLQNAPEWKVSGNASWEFDLGKYGYLIPFYQFSYQDDIFYGVNEGEGNIDFDGTSLLPRHAIGQKAFWLHDLRLTYRTPGGSIEVAGWVRNVTDEVYKNFAFDASVVSRVIINFVGEPRTIGVDVTVNF
- a CDS encoding sulfatase, with amino-acid sequence MESNALGRFVRGPGPWLIAAVVAFALYFANPWGEDVPEDPRPIGGVEAFEALRERDDVNVLFILVDTLRADRLRTYGYTRPTSPFFDAIAYQGVRFDRHLSQSSWTKCSMASLWTGYHPTRAGVTRFDHTIPEQAKMPAEIFREAGFRTAGIWRNGWVEGYFGFDQGFEIYTRPNFKPVASDVRRENPTVTHGGTDVDVVEGAVEFLRAYGRERWFLYLHLMDLHEFVYDSDSAKFGTGNADIYDNSILRVNYILDQLFGHLYEAGQLDKTLIVIGSDHGEAFGERGFEGHARTVYPETTEVPLIFGLPFRLQPGLVVKQRTENVDIWPTILDMLGLPALEDTDGRSRVPEMLAELRSETPPADETVAVAHLDQTWGQRVDTISPTVSVSEKGFRYVMVRGPKGNTVEELFDADQDRRELQNVAEENPEVTARLRDEAERYLEREPPWKDDAPTLELDEIQLNQLRALGYSLP
- a CDS encoding tetratricopeptide repeat protein, giving the protein MSATASGAAWARWGIHGIAWLTGAAVLVAAGQPIFTDDLWWHLGLGQAFASEGPHLAEDPLLDSPAGPPHTAAWLADAGFARLLELTGFQGLRALHVALVLAASGMLWGLLRRAAGSAAAASGGVVIFWLLSTYRLVQLRPHLFTLLAAFAVVALLIVPRKAPGPGRVLAAVAIVGLWAQLHAAFLLGPLLVAAALGGVLCAHWLSERARSEGWTRAVALAVALVGMLAAGLANPSGADAYLAYFAAGGETTDLGVVLDEWSPVSLFAFPTTGVPPTPLAWTLVWALLIATLAVVVRLLRRLDRISGQEGALASSAALSGALLLFASRFLWLGSLIVLWLVRAERPALRALLRRSAGGLAIAGTLLLLVAAFFQRGDWPLVTRGLPQTWSGYATPYALQKYATHALWWLADTELEGHLYTDYFQGGFAGYWLAPQLKTLINGSLNMPKETVTALAAIDARQGAEPGDSFPALLDRLQIDVFLGIRLPETGNPHRPWAYTAGHLEGTPGWRLVFRNLQSAVYLRNVPRNAENFARVARYYASRGIPFDRERGLVVSQLLANAPEWSVAHGVVPRAFQPLRGSNRLADRQRTAALYTTLGAYREALAIDEPLLRAHPDRLGIRRRLAWTLLRMERPQDALRVLDAAPPEQERDRLLRGLTETARAFAILETSEARRSALARTPFLVRAEVPWLTQGIVPPRVRPAR
- a CDS encoding tetratricopeptide repeat protein; the encoded protein is MPYQHLLRTRWILLLLACVLGVVACEPADPLPGLIARQEQGDYAGTIEPLRALLEERPDDPEVQYHYGISLLTTGQQSLAIWPLRRSMENEAWLSKAALPLAASFIGTGAYDDAIETTNQVLEAEPDNVNALLVRADAQIRSRRFYEEALADVEKILEIDPDNTLALVPRAVALLALERTEEAGDALAVLEESYRDDSLGLHGNSGMCAARATFAKEKGELAKADEIFADCLERFPSDGIVIKEASAFYDSQGRPERTQEVLEEALEADPSLMALRSNLAIRLRAEGKTDEAIELLREGTNVPVPDKAAEAWAAIAAFHVEQEDYAAAVSDLENARRLDRSENKTLELTYADVLALAGQFDEALRVADGFDIPAYQSMVRGRVALERDQPAEALRYYYEGVRLWPDNPIARYYAAIAAERVGDFARAVEDYRYAMRIDAKATDAHLRLARLHRAAGRYDLALSAVAFQSGGREAEFESGLFELETLGQMGRLENLPQLEKRHGESEHWGAMVAALADGVAQTEGPEAAIALIEAREDVQLASPTHVAALDALSRHLIDAGKADESLKRVEAALAANPGDAHLKALQGRSLRAAGRPESAVREAFEAALASDSEDAVALRGLAELDAAGGNVEGAMARYDALIAAHRDDLEAPVVAARLLAEAGRTEDAEATLKRLLDKHPYVHEAASRLAALRVARGAEPTKTLELARRAVFFGGGAEAEAFLATLVEAEPSESPEAG